In Gulosibacter molinativorax, a single window of DNA contains:
- a CDS encoding DUF3039 domain-containing protein, whose amino-acid sequence MAPQNPDFSPGSDNPAGGTDVLDRELEKLLEDEQIDEGDHDKFAHYVRKEKITESAITGKPVRALCGKKWLPNSNPDRFPICPDCKRIYDRMRG is encoded by the coding sequence ATGGCTCCTCAGAACCCCGACTTTTCTCCTGGCAGTGACAACCCCGCAGGTGGCACCGACGTACTCGATCGCGAGCTCGAAAAGCTGCTGGAAGACGAACAAATCGATGAGGGCGATCACGATAAGTTCGCCCACTACGTTCGCAAAGAGAAGATCACGGAGTCGGCGATCACCGGTAAGCCCGTTCGCGCGCTTTGCGGCAAGAAGTGGCTGCCGAACTCGAACCCGGATCGCTTCCCGATCTGCCCCGACTGCAAGCGAATCTACGATCGGATGCGCGGTTAG
- a CDS encoding carbon-nitrogen hydrolase family protein has product MSDAFACAIIQFAPSLERAENLATLRGHVATASARGARLAVAPEYAAAFAKDQGEWMHEYAEPLDGPFLQGVKEIAQEFDIAIIASLLERGESGKPYNTVVAVSATGELLGSYRKVHLYDAFGGGESDWLHAGDPSAAPVVVEVEGFRVGLQTCYDLRFPESSRRLVDAGAEILAIPAEWVRGPLKEFHWTTLLQARAIENTAYVIGADQAPPVAVGRSAILDPRGIAVAGLGSEEGVAVAWIERQTLESVRAQNPALKLRRYGDAQVIPRVD; this is encoded by the coding sequence ATGTCAGATGCCTTCGCTTGCGCCATTATTCAGTTCGCACCGAGCCTCGAGCGGGCCGAGAATCTCGCGACCTTGCGTGGCCACGTGGCCACCGCATCCGCCCGTGGAGCGCGCCTTGCCGTCGCGCCCGAGTACGCCGCCGCGTTCGCGAAAGACCAGGGCGAATGGATGCACGAGTACGCCGAGCCGCTCGACGGGCCGTTTCTGCAAGGTGTCAAAGAAATCGCCCAGGAATTCGACATCGCGATCATCGCGAGCCTGCTCGAGCGAGGGGAATCGGGGAAGCCGTACAACACGGTAGTTGCGGTTTCCGCGACGGGGGAGTTGCTTGGCAGCTACCGCAAGGTACACCTTTATGACGCCTTCGGCGGGGGAGAGAGCGACTGGTTACATGCAGGGGACCCGTCGGCCGCGCCCGTCGTGGTCGAGGTCGAAGGGTTCCGAGTCGGCCTCCAGACGTGCTACGACCTGCGATTCCCGGAGTCGAGTCGCCGCCTGGTCGACGCCGGAGCGGAGATCCTCGCGATTCCCGCCGAGTGGGTCCGCGGGCCGCTCAAGGAGTTCCACTGGACCACGCTGCTGCAGGCGCGCGCGATCGAAAACACGGCCTATGTCATCGGCGCGGACCAGGCGCCGCCCGTGGCAGTGGGGCGATCTGCGATCCTCGACCCGCGGGGCATCGCGGTTGCCGGACTCGGCAGTGAGGAGGGCGTGGCCGTGGCGTGGATCGAACGGCAGACGTTGGAATCGGTGCGCGCTCAAAACCCCGCGCTGAAGCTTCGCCGGTATGGTGACGCGCAAGTCATCCCTCGGGTGGACTGA
- a CDS encoding ABC transporter ATP-binding protein gives MSTEAESQQVDAADPAATEVAAKDDIEATTDDVALRLDGLTKRFGRTTAVKDITYTVERGSFSGIVGPNGAGKTTTLSMISGLLPPSSGSVEVLGDDVWRDRQGAQKRIGTLPDRLRMFEQLTGAQYLSYVGSIRGLSKSEVLERTENLVDAFDLRDNVNRLVVDYSSGLRKKLGLAATLIHNPELLVLDEPLDAIDPVSAGTIVEVLETFTSRGGTVLLSSHSMDFVQRVCDHIAVIVDGELIAEGDLDEVRGELTLEERFRRIVRGPEESEGLDWLDISFR, from the coding sequence ATGAGTACTGAGGCTGAATCGCAGCAAGTGGATGCGGCTGACCCCGCAGCCACTGAAGTCGCGGCGAAGGACGACATCGAGGCGACGACGGATGACGTCGCGCTGCGGCTTGACGGCCTCACGAAGAGGTTCGGGCGAACCACCGCGGTGAAGGACATCACGTACACCGTCGAACGCGGCTCGTTTTCGGGCATTGTCGGCCCGAACGGTGCGGGCAAGACCACGACACTCTCGATGATCTCCGGTCTGCTGCCGCCATCGTCAGGCAGCGTCGAGGTGCTCGGTGATGACGTGTGGCGCGACCGCCAGGGCGCGCAAAAGCGGATCGGCACGCTACCCGACCGACTGCGGATGTTCGAGCAGCTCACGGGCGCGCAGTACCTCTCGTACGTGGGTTCGATTCGCGGGCTCTCGAAGTCCGAGGTGCTGGAGCGTACCGAGAACCTGGTCGACGCCTTCGACCTTCGCGACAACGTCAACCGTCTCGTCGTGGACTACTCGTCTGGCCTGCGTAAGAAGCTCGGCCTGGCCGCGACGCTCATCCACAACCCTGAGCTGCTCGTGCTCGACGAGCCGCTCGATGCCATCGACCCGGTCTCGGCGGGCACGATCGTCGAGGTGCTCGAGACCTTCACGAGTCGCGGCGGCACCGTGCTGCTGTCGAGCCACTCGATGGATTTCGTGCAGCGAGTCTGCGATCACATTGCGGTCATCGTCGACGGGGAACTCATCGCCGAGGGCGACCTCGATGAGGTTCGTGGCGAGCTGACGCTTGAGGAACGCTTCCGTCGCATCGTGCGCGGCCCGGAGGAATCGGAGGGGTTGGATTGGCTGGACATCTCGTTTCGCTGA
- a CDS encoding MarR family winged helix-turn-helix transcriptional regulator, whose amino-acid sequence MSDRPAGENQQQEIIRAADFTRASNEYLRKEFPDADESLMQSGLLVLRLATAFQQDSERTVHRPLDLRWTGFSTVFALSIFGQLEARSLARIIGVSRQAVSLVITTLERDGFITREQGDDRRTFVIQLTERGREVAREALEGQIGIAKDWFGGLEPEELAQLTHLLERVLTTRSSSN is encoded by the coding sequence GTGAGCGACCGGCCAGCGGGGGAGAACCAGCAACAAGAAATTATCCGCGCCGCTGACTTCACGCGAGCATCGAATGAGTATCTCCGCAAGGAGTTCCCCGACGCCGATGAATCGCTCATGCAATCGGGGCTGCTGGTCCTTCGTTTGGCAACAGCATTTCAGCAGGATTCTGAGCGCACGGTTCATCGGCCATTGGACCTGCGCTGGACCGGTTTTTCGACGGTGTTCGCGTTGTCGATCTTCGGGCAGCTCGAGGCGCGCTCACTTGCCCGCATTATTGGCGTCAGTAGACAGGCAGTGTCGCTCGTCATCACGACGCTTGAGCGTGACGGTTTCATCACTCGTGAACAGGGTGATGACCGCCGCACCTTCGTGATCCAGCTGACGGAGCGAGGCCGCGAAGTCGCGAGGGAAGCGCTCGAGGGCCAGATTGGCATTGCAAAGGACTGGTTCGGTGGGCTGGAGCCAGAGGAATTGGCCCAGCTCACGCATCTTCTCGAGAGAGTACTGACGACTCGTTCGTCGTCGAATTAG
- a CDS encoding ABC transporter ATP-binding protein, whose product MLELKDVSKTFFPGTVNERKALVDLSLRLEQGDFVTVIGSNGAGKSTMLNAITGRMKIDSGEIWIDNTDVKRMPDYKRARYYGRVFQDPMAGTAPDLTIEQNLALALQRGKSRGLNLGLNAKRRAFFKEQLEQLGLGLENRLPARVGLLSGGQRQALSLLMAAFTKPSILLLDEHTAALDPQRAAHVTQLTERIVSESGLTTLMVTHNMEQAIALGNRLIMMHEGQIIHQLEAEEKQKATVKDLLGRFADIKGAVLSDKQMLG is encoded by the coding sequence ATGCTTGAGCTCAAAGACGTTTCAAAGACCTTCTTCCCGGGCACGGTGAACGAGCGCAAGGCACTCGTTGACCTCAGTCTCCGGCTCGAACAGGGCGACTTCGTCACCGTGATCGGGTCGAACGGCGCGGGCAAGTCGACCATGCTGAACGCCATCACCGGTCGGATGAAGATTGATTCCGGCGAGATCTGGATCGACAACACCGACGTCAAGCGGATGCCCGACTACAAGCGGGCTCGCTACTACGGCCGCGTGTTCCAGGACCCGATGGCAGGCACGGCCCCCGACCTGACGATCGAGCAGAACCTGGCACTTGCCCTGCAGCGGGGCAAGTCGCGTGGGCTCAACCTCGGCCTCAATGCCAAGCGTCGCGCGTTCTTCAAGGAGCAGCTCGAGCAGCTCGGGCTCGGACTCGAGAACCGCCTGCCGGCGCGCGTCGGCCTGCTTTCCGGCGGTCAGCGGCAGGCACTGTCGCTGCTGATGGCCGCGTTCACGAAGCCCAGCATCCTGCTACTCGACGAGCACACCGCCGCGCTTGACCCGCAGCGTGCGGCGCACGTCACGCAGCTGACCGAGCGGATCGTCAGCGAGTCTGGCCTCACCACGCTGATGGTGACACACAACATGGAGCAGGCGATTGCGCTCGGTAACCGCCTGATCATGATGCACGAGGGCCAGATCATCCATCAGCTCGAGGCAGAGGAGAAGCAGAAGGCGACGGTCAAGGACCTCCTGGGCCGCTTCGCCGATATCAAGGGGGCGGTGCTCTCAGATAAGCAGATGCTGGGCTAA